The stretch of DNA AGGCGGTGTAGAAGATCGCGCCGGTCTGCGCCCCGTCCTGGCCGAAGAGATCCAGCGTGCCGGCGGTGGCGGTATAGGCGAGCTTCCGGCCGCCGATCGTCAGCGCGTGCTCTGTAACGGAGTCGGTCGGCAGCAGCTTCAGCACGCCGTCGCGCGTGCTGCCACTCTGGACATTCGCCCTCGGTGGATCGCTTTCCTGCGCATGGGAAAGGGCAGGCGCCAGCGACGCCATAAATGCGGTGAGCAGAAACAGGGTTCGTATGCGCAAGATATCTCCTCCGGCGGTCGGGATGAGAGGCTGAGATAGCGTAGCATCCGCTGCCGACGACCGGCATCAAGAGATGGTGATGGATAGGTGAGCGAACGGCTCAGCCGTCTTTTTCGACCGCATGGACATTGATCTCCACCGCCCGGCCGGCCTTCCAGCCGTTGATCGCCGCGCCCAGCCCGAGCGCGACGAAGAGGGCCGCGCACCAGGAAAAACTTCCGGTCCAGCCGCGGATGAGGCCGACGATGAGCGGGCCGATGGCGGCGAGCAAGTAACCGACACATTGCGCCATGCCGGAAAGATGGGCGGCGACATCGGGATCGCGTGAGCGCAGCACGATCGTCGTCATGGCCGCCGCGATCAGCCCACCCTGGCCGATGCCCTGCAGCACCGCCCACAGCCAGACCGTCGAAAGCGGCGCGAAGAGCAGGCCGAGCAGGGCAATGACGGCGACGCCGCAGAGGCTCGCATTGATCAGCCGCTGGTCCCGTCCGCGCACGGCGATATGCGGCACGATCAGGCAGGATGCCGCCTGCACCATCACCGACAGGGAAACGATCGCCCCGGCGGTGACGCCGTCGAGCCCGCGTTCGCGCAAGATCGGAACCAGCCAGCCGAAGACGCAATAGGCAAGTGCCGATTGCAGCCCCATGAACAGCGTCACCTGCCAAGCGAGCCGGTCGCGCCAGAGGCCTTTGACGTGGAAGCCGTTTCGTCTTGCCTGGCTGCCGCTGCGAAGAACCTCAGGCAGCCAGAGCAGGCTGACGGCGAGCGCCGGCAGCGCCCAGACGGCGAGGGCGCCCTCGAGAGAGCCGCCGAGCCCATGCTCGATCGGCAGCGTCAGCCCGGCGGCACTTGCCGCCCCGGCGCAGAGCGCCATCGTATAGAAGCCGGTCATCAGCGCCGCGCGCCCGGCGAAATCCCGCTTCACCAGCCCCGGCAGCAGCACGTTGCCGACGGCGATGCAGGCGCCCGCAAGGGCAGTGCCGATGAAGAGCAGCGGCACGGAAGAAAGCCCGCGCAATGCGGTGCCGAGGGCCAGAAGCAGGAGAACGCCGAGCAGCGTGCGTTCGGTGCCGAAGCGCTGGGCAAGACGAGGCGCAAGCGGCGAGAAGGCGCCCAGGCAGACAACCGGCAGCGTCGTCAGCAGGCTGGCGCCAAGCGCACTGAGGCCGAGCTCCGAGCGGATTTCCGGCAGCAGCGCCGAGGCGCTGGAGAAGACCGGGCGCAGGTTGAAGGCGATCAGCACCAGGCTTGCACCCAGCAGAAAACGATCCACAACTCCCCGCACCGGCGTTGCCTGCGGCGGCGGAAGGCTGCCGGCCTCGGCGTCTACAAGCAGTTCGTCGGCCGCCTCAAGCGTGCTGACGGCATGGTTGGTAGGGGTGTTCATGACAGGATCATCCGCTCGAGTGCGGCAAGAACGGGCGCCATGAAACGGCGCACCGCTGCATCCGCCTTGTCGGGATCGCCGGTTTCGATGGCGTCGACGATATCGGCATGCGCCTGCATGTCGGGTTCCGGAATATCCTTGCCGAGCGTCGCCGCGATGGTATCGGCGATCGAGGCCGAGAAGAAATCATAGATCTCGATCATCGCCCGGTTGCCCGAAGCGGCGATGACAGCCTTGTGGAAGGCCAGGTCGCTTTCGATGAAGGCGGCCTGGTTGCCGCCGTCGTAATTGCCGCGTTCAACAAGCAGCCTGCGAAGCCCGGCAGCCGTCTCCGGCGTCTTGCGGATCGCCGTCAGCCGGGCGGCCTCGACGTCGAGCGCCAGGCGCGCCTCGAACTGGTCGCGCAGGCTGGCGCGCCGCGCCATCGTCAGCGGCCGGCCGGCATCGCTGGTGGCGCGGACATAGGTGCCCGAACCCTGCCTTGTTTCGAGATAACCCTGGGAGACAAGAACGCGCACCGCCTCGCGCACCGTGCCGCGGCTGACGGAAAGCATGGTCGACAGCGAGGCTTCATTCGGCAATTTCTCGCCGACCGCCCAGCGTTTGCCGAGAATGTCGCCGCGGATCGCCTCGATCGCCTCATCGGCGAGATTGGTCTTGCTGAGCGCTCGCATCTCACTACTCATAAAGTCATCTGATGACTTTATGAGTAGTGAGATTTCAAGGTTCCGTCAACGCCTGATAACAAGACAATAAAAAAGGGCCGCCTCAGCGACCCTTTCCATGAGTTTGGCCTCAAACTGGCCTGGACTGTCTATGCAGCCCCAGGAAGGCGGGGATTAGAGCGAGGGCTGCCTCGCCTTCGTCACCTCTTCCATGCCCGTTACGAGGTCCGAAATCTCATTAGACATTGGATCACCTTCCTTTCGTTCTGTTGCTGATGACTTAAAAGTAGGCCGATTCTTCGCAGATGCAAGAGAGAAATGCGTTCAGTGCGCAGCTTTGATGAAGGTGCCGTTCTGCAGTTCGCGCATCGCCTGCAGAATTTCCTCGCGCGAATTCATCACGATCGGGCCGTGCCAGGCAACCGGCTCCTCGATCGGCTTGCCGGAGACAAGCAGGAAACGGATGCCCTGGTCGCCTGCCTGCACCGTCACTTCGTCGCCGCTGTCGAAGACCACGAGCGTGCGGTTGCCGGACATGTCGCGGATATTCAATTCCTCGCCGTCGACTTCCTTCTCGACGCGCACGCCGAAGGGTTTCGATGCATCGCGGAAGGTGCCGGAGCCGGCGAAGATATAGGCGAAGGCATTGCGGTAGGTATCGACCGGCAGGCGCTTCTTCCGGCCGGGCGGCACCGAAACGTCGAGATAGATCGGCTCAGCGGCGACGCCATCGACCGGACCGGCCTTGCCCCAGAAATCGCCGCAGATCACCCGCACCGCCGTGCCGTCATCATCGACGACGACAGGAATATCGGTGGATTTGACGTCCTGGTAGCGCGGCGCCGTCATCTTCAGCGAGGAGGGCAAGTTCGCCCAGAGTTGGAAGCCGTGCATACGGCCGGCAAAATCGCCCTTCGGCATTTCCTGGTGCATGATGCCGCTGCCGGCTGTCATCCACTGGATGTCGCCGGCGCCGAGCAGGCCGCTATTGCCCAAGCTGTCGCCGTGCTCGACGGTGCCGGCGAGCACATAGGTGATCGTCTCGATGCCGCGATGCGGATGCCAGGGAAAACCGCGGATATATTCCGCCGGATTGTCGTTGCGGAAATCATCCATCATCAGGAAGGGATCGGTCATCGCGGGATCGCCGAAGCCGAAGACGCGATGCAGCTTGACGCCGGCGCCTTCCATGGTCGGTGTGGCAGTACTTTCATGCTTGACGGGGCGGATCGACATGGCGTCCTCCTAGAGGTTCAACTTGGCGGCGACTATAGCCGCCCGGCTGCCGGGCGCGAAGTCTGCGGGGCAGACAACGCAGTGTTCACAAAAGAACACAGCGTTTCGCCGAATTTGAAGAGGTCAGGCGTCAAGAAATCGTCATGTTTCACTTGCAAACCGGCCGGGCGTTAAGCTGTTATTAGCGACGACATTCGACAATTCAGTTGCGTTTCAGCATTTCCCGCCGATGCGGCGGGTTCCGGAGCAAAGAGCCATGTGTCGCTGGGCAGCCTATCGCGGAGACCCCCTCTATCTCGAGGAGTTGGTATCCTCGCCCGCCCATTCCCTGATCGAGCAGTCGCATTGCGCCACCCGCGCCAAGACCGCGACGAATGGCGATGGCTTCGGCATTGCCTGGTATGGTGATCGGCCCGAGCCCGGCCGCTACCGCGATATCCTGCCCGCCTGGTCGGATTGCAATCTGAAGAGCCTGGCGCGGCAGATCCGTTCGCCGCTCTTCCTCGCCCATGTCCGCGCTGCCACAGGCGGCGGCACGCGCCGCGACAATTGCCATCCCTTTACCCATGAGAGCTGGTCCTTCATGCATAACGGCCAGGTCTCCGGCTTCGAGCGCCTGCGCCGGCCGATGGAGGCGATGCTCGACGACGAGTTGTTCAATGCGCGCGGTGGCACCACCGATTCCGAATTGATGTTCCTGCTGGCGCTGCAGTTCGGCCTGCGCGAAGCGCCGATCGCCGCGATGGCGGAAATGATCGGCTTCATCGAGGACCTGGCGGAAAACACCATCGGCTCGGTGCTGCTGCGCTTTACCGCTGCCTTCTCCGACGGCAAGGCGCTTTATGCCATCCGCTATGCGACCGATCGCAAGGCGCCGACGCTTTATGCCTCGCCGGTTGGCAAGGGCTATTGTCTTGTGTCAGAGCCGCTGAACGACGATGGCGATGCCTGGGCCGAGATCCCGAACGGCAGCGCCGTCACGGTCGGCGAAGGAGGAATCGACGTCGCGGATTTTCGACCGGGCAAACGGGCGGCCGTCAAATCGCAGCGCCTCGTCGTTCCAGCCTGATCCCTCGGCGTTAACTGAACTGCTTGGCGATCAGCGCCGCCAGCCGTTCTGCCACCTCTTCCTTCGCCAGGTCAGGCCATTGCTCGATGCCGTCGCGGCGGACGAGTTTGACCCTGTTGCGGCCGCCGCCCATGATGCCGGTCGCCGGCGAAACGTCGTTGGCGACGATCATGTCGGCGCCCTTTCTCTCGAGTTTCGCCTTCGCATTGATTTCGACGTCCTGCGTCTCGGCGGCAAAGCCGATCACCAGCTTCGGCCGCATCGTGTGATGGCCGACAGTCTTCAAGATGTCCGGGTTCTCGGTCAGCGCCAGCGTCGGGATGGATTCGCCGGGATGTTTCTTCAGCTTCTGGTCGGCCGCCGAGGCGACGCGCCAGTCCGCCACGGCTGCGACCATCACGGCGATGTCGGCCGGCAGCGCCGCAAGCACGGCATCACGCATTTCCTCCGCCCGCTCGACATGCACGACGTTGACGCCGACGGGGTCGGCGATTGTTACCGGCCCCGATACCAGCGTCACCTCCGCCCCGAGCTTTGCCAGGGCTGCGGCGATCGCATGCCCCTGCCGGCCGGAGGAGCGGTTGGCGATATAGCGCACCGGATCGATCGGCTCATGCGTCGGTCCCGACGTGACGATGGCCTTGCGTCCCTTGAGCGGCTTTTCTCCGTCGTCGAGCATGGTTTCGGCAGCAGCGACGATCTCCAGCGGTTCCGCCATCCGGCCGAGCCCGGCCTCACGGCTTTCCGCCATCTCGCCGGCCATCGGCCCGATGAAGCGGATGCCGTCGGCTCGGAGCATCGCGGCATTCCGCCGGGTCGCCGGATGCGCCCACATGGCGGGG from Rhizobium leguminosarum bv. trifolii WSM1325 encodes:
- a CDS encoding Pirin domain protein (PFAM: Pirin domain protein~KEGG: pirin protein; K06911) encodes the protein MSIRPVKHESTATPTMEGAGVKLHRVFGFGDPAMTDPFLMMDDFRNDNPAEYIRGFPWHPHRGIETITYVLAGTVEHGDSLGNSGLLGAGDIQWMTAGSGIMHQEMPKGDFAGRMHGFQLWANLPSSLKMTAPRYQDVKSTDIPVVVDDDGTAVRVICGDFWGKAGPVDGVAAEPIYLDVSVPPGRKKRLPVDTYRNAFAYIFAGSGTFRDASKPFGVRVEKEVDGEELNIRDMSGNRTLVVFDSGDEVTVQAGDQGIRFLLVSGKPIEEPVAWHGPIVMNSREEILQAMRELQNGTFIKAAH
- a CDS encoding phosphopantothenoylcysteine decarboxylase/phosphopantothenate/cysteine ligase (KEGG: rec:RHECIAT_CH0000379 phosphopantothenate-cysteine ligase/phosphopantothenoylcysteine decarboxylase protein~TIGRFAM: phosphopantothenoylcysteine decarboxylase/phosphopantothenate/cysteine ligase~PFAM: DNA/pantothenate metabolism flavoprotein domain protein; flavoprotein), which gives rise to MALSGKRILLIISGGIAAYKSLDLIRRLRERGASVRPVMTKGAQEFVTPLAVGALAADHVYLDLFSRQDEQDIGHIRLARDCDLVLIAPATADLMAKMANGLADDLASTVLLATNRPVLAAPAMNPAMWAHPATRRNAAMLRADGIRFIGPMAGEMAESREAGLGRMAEPLEIVAAAETMLDDGEKPLKGRKAIVTSGPTHEPIDPVRYIANRSSGRQGHAIAAALAKLGAEVTLVSGPVTIADPVGVNVVHVERAEEMRDAVLAALPADIAVMVAAVADWRVASAADQKLKKHPGESIPTLALTENPDILKTVGHHTMRPKLVIGFAAETQDVEINAKAKLERKGADMIVANDVSPATGIMGGGRNRVKLVRRDGIEQWPDLAKEEVAERLAALIAKQFS
- a CDS encoding glutamine amidotransferase class-II (PFAM: glutamine amidotransferase class-II~KEGG: ret:RHE_CH00341 putative glutamine amidotransferase protein), whose amino-acid sequence is MCRWAAYRGDPLYLEELVSSPAHSLIEQSHCATRAKTATNGDGFGIAWYGDRPEPGRYRDILPAWSDCNLKSLARQIRSPLFLAHVRAATGGGTRRDNCHPFTHESWSFMHNGQVSGFERLRRPMEAMLDDELFNARGGTTDSELMFLLALQFGLREAPIAAMAEMIGFIEDLAENTIGSVLLRFTAAFSDGKALYAIRYATDRKAPTLYASPVGKGYCLVSEPLNDDGDAWAEIPNGSAVTVGEGGIDVADFRPGKRAAVKSQRLVVPA
- a CDS encoding GntR domain protein (PFAM: GntR domain protein; regulatory protein GntR HTH~SMART: regulatory protein GntR HTH~KEGG: rec:RHECIAT_CH0000377 probable transcriptional regulator protein, GntR family), yielding MRALSKTNLADEAIEAIRGDILGKRWAVGEKLPNEASLSTMLSVSRGTVREAVRVLVSQGYLETRQGSGTYVRATSDAGRPLTMARRASLRDQFEARLALDVEAARLTAIRKTPETAAGLRRLLVERGNYDGGNQAAFIESDLAFHKAVIAASGNRAMIEIYDFFSASIADTIAATLGKDIPEPDMQAHADIVDAIETGDPDKADAAVRRFMAPVLAALERMILS
- a CDS encoding major facilitator superfamily MFS_1 (PFAM: major facilitator superfamily MFS_1~KEGG: rec:RHECIAT_CH0000376 probable cyanate transporter protein); amino-acid sequence: MNTPTNHAVSTLEAADELLVDAEAGSLPPPQATPVRGVVDRFLLGASLVLIAFNLRPVFSSASALLPEIRSELGLSALGASLLTTLPVVCLGAFSPLAPRLAQRFGTERTLLGVLLLLALGTALRGLSSVPLLFIGTALAGACIAVGNVLLPGLVKRDFAGRAALMTGFYTMALCAGAASAAGLTLPIEHGLGGSLEGALAVWALPALAVSLLWLPEVLRSGSQARRNGFHVKGLWRDRLAWQVTLFMGLQSALAYCVFGWLVPILRERGLDGVTAGAIVSLSVMVQAASCLIVPHIAVRGRDQRLINASLCGVAVIALLGLLFAPLSTVWLWAVLQGIGQGGLIAAAMTTIVLRSRDPDVAAHLSGMAQCVGYLLAAIGPLIVGLIRGWTGSFSWCAALFVALGLGAAINGWKAGRAVEINVHAVEKDG